One genomic segment of Paenibacillus xylanexedens includes these proteins:
- a CDS encoding YhgE/Pip domain-containing protein, translating into MKSFHVFGQDLKSAFKKPKVFIPILVVLFIPVLYSGLFLNAFWDPYGKMNELPVAVVNTDQGATYNDKSLEVGQNLVDELKKSNDFDWQFVTREQAEQGMEDDKYYMTIVIPEDFSTKATTLMDEHPEPADLIYEPNEGYNFLAGQIGGTAVKQIRSKVAAKVTESYTETLLDQVEKISSGLSDAGDGAGKINEGAAKLDNGAATLKKNLSKLADGTDKLETGVAPLKEGTATLAQGIGTLHAGANSLSDGLSQLAAAGTKLGNGALQAEAGGKQLQAGIQSAQEGAAKLDAGLAASEQGSAKLAAGLQTSVEGSSKVSEGAKAVAQGLAQLAEASPELAASPAVQQLLAASQAVATGSEQVYQGGQQLVAGSQNLHAAQQQLHQGSSQLVQGEQQLVQGATQLSAGQEKLATGLQQFNSKLSEATAGGTKLADGSGQLNAGAGKLVAGVSQLTDGISTLADGSHKLDEGAGQLKEGTLKLTDGSGELATKLNEAAEQTGSVKKTDELVTMYAEPVQVDEHKYNEVPNYGTGFSPYFLSLGLFVGALIATLVVPTRGSTVSEASGWNRFVSKTLSFTLMSAVQSLLASWLVLSVLGLDVQSVPLFLLFSFVTSLSFMYIIQALVTWLENPGRFLAILMLIFQLTTSAGTFPLELIPNWLKVFNPWLPMTYSVTGYKAVISSGQFGVTWDQIGILCIFAVMGLGGTLTYFLMHHTTENANVSSEVALHL; encoded by the coding sequence ATGAAATCATTCCACGTATTTGGGCAGGATCTGAAGTCCGCCTTTAAGAAACCAAAAGTATTTATTCCGATTCTCGTTGTACTGTTCATTCCGGTGCTGTATAGCGGCCTGTTCCTGAATGCATTCTGGGACCCCTATGGCAAAATGAATGAGTTACCTGTGGCAGTGGTCAACACGGATCAGGGCGCAACCTACAATGACAAATCGCTGGAAGTCGGTCAGAATCTGGTCGATGAATTGAAAAAAAGCAACGATTTCGATTGGCAATTCGTGACACGGGAACAAGCGGAGCAAGGTATGGAAGACGACAAGTATTACATGACGATTGTGATTCCGGAGGACTTTTCCACCAAAGCAACAACCCTGATGGATGAGCACCCCGAGCCGGCCGACCTGATCTACGAACCCAATGAAGGATACAACTTTCTCGCGGGTCAGATTGGCGGCACGGCGGTCAAACAAATTCGCTCCAAAGTCGCTGCCAAAGTCACAGAATCGTATACCGAAACGCTATTGGATCAGGTGGAGAAGATCTCTAGCGGTTTATCAGATGCCGGAGATGGTGCTGGCAAGATCAACGAGGGCGCAGCCAAGCTGGATAATGGTGCTGCCACATTGAAAAAGAACCTGTCCAAACTGGCGGATGGAACCGACAAACTGGAAACAGGTGTGGCACCGTTAAAAGAGGGTACAGCTACCTTGGCACAAGGAATCGGCACGCTTCATGCAGGAGCCAACTCTCTGTCCGATGGATTATCCCAATTGGCGGCAGCAGGCACGAAGCTGGGTAACGGTGCATTGCAGGCTGAAGCAGGTGGCAAACAGTTACAGGCAGGTATTCAATCCGCTCAGGAAGGCGCGGCCAAGTTGGATGCAGGACTCGCGGCTTCCGAGCAAGGAAGTGCGAAACTGGCAGCCGGATTGCAAACCTCAGTCGAAGGCAGTAGCAAAGTGAGTGAAGGTGCTAAGGCCGTTGCGCAAGGTCTTGCCCAATTAGCCGAAGCGAGTCCCGAGCTTGCCGCGAGCCCTGCTGTTCAGCAATTGCTGGCAGCAAGTCAGGCCGTTGCCACTGGCAGCGAACAAGTGTATCAGGGCGGGCAGCAATTGGTCGCTGGCAGTCAAAACCTGCATGCTGCACAGCAACAACTGCATCAAGGCAGCAGCCAGTTGGTACAGGGTGAACAACAACTGGTACAAGGAGCCACGCAATTATCTGCCGGACAAGAAAAGCTTGCGACTGGTCTACAACAGTTCAATTCTAAATTATCCGAAGCAACCGCTGGAGGAACTAAACTTGCGGATGGTTCAGGTCAATTGAATGCTGGTGCAGGCAAGTTGGTTGCGGGTGTAAGCCAGCTTACAGACGGAATCTCAACCCTTGCAGATGGCTCACATAAGCTGGATGAAGGTGCTGGTCAGTTAAAAGAAGGTACCCTTAAGCTAACAGACGGCTCTGGCGAACTTGCCACCAAGTTGAATGAAGCGGCTGAGCAGACGGGTAGTGTAAAAAAGACCGATGAACTCGTAACCATGTATGCAGAGCCTGTTCAGGTCGATGAGCATAAATATAATGAGGTACCCAACTATGGTACAGGATTCTCGCCATACTTCCTGTCACTTGGGCTATTTGTCGGGGCCTTGATTGCCACACTGGTTGTACCCACACGTGGCAGCACAGTTAGCGAAGCAAGTGGCTGGAATCGTTTTGTGAGTAAAACGCTGTCCTTCACGCTCATGAGTGCTGTACAGTCCCTGCTTGCTTCATGGCTGGTCTTGTCCGTATTGGGTCTGGATGTTCAGAGCGTTCCATTGTTCCTCTTGTTCAGCTTTGTTACCAGTCTAAGCTTCATGTACATCATTCAGGCACTGGTGACTTGGCTGGAGAATCCGGGTCGTTTCCTCGCGATTCTGATGCTGATCTTCCAGCTTACCACCAGCGCAGGCACCTTCCCGCTCGAACTGATTCCAAATTGGCTGAAAGTATTCAATCCATGGCTGCCTATGACCTA
- a CDS encoding TetR/AcrR family transcriptional regulator: MKTIDRRQQVMDSAEKSFALFGYKATTMEQVARLANVGKGTIYTFFDNKEELFSEILRSIIADMRQITERTVKEENSFLDNVHMSMDSLLEYREEHELLIKLFQEVNEFGTPQAKEGLQKVETAILEYLERQVSRAMELEQIRRDDPKLVSFVLLKLYVTLTSDWNKTHPTLHKDQIKDFVALFLKSGLSPI; the protein is encoded by the coding sequence ATGAAAACGATAGATCGAAGGCAACAGGTGATGGATTCTGCCGAAAAATCCTTTGCCCTGTTTGGCTACAAGGCCACAACGATGGAGCAGGTTGCGAGACTTGCCAATGTGGGCAAGGGAACGATCTATACTTTTTTCGATAATAAAGAAGAACTGTTTAGCGAGATTCTGCGCTCGATCATTGCGGATATGAGACAGATTACGGAGCGGACCGTGAAGGAAGAGAACTCCTTTCTGGATAACGTGCATATGAGTATGGATTCTTTGCTGGAGTATCGGGAGGAACATGAGCTGTTAATCAAGCTCTTTCAGGAGGTTAACGAGTTCGGTACACCGCAAGCCAAGGAAGGTTTGCAAAAAGTGGAGACAGCCATTCTCGAATATCTGGAGCGTCAGGTCAGCCGTGCCATGGAGTTAGAGCAGATTCGGAGGGATGATCCCAAGCTGGTTTCTTTTGTCCTGTTGAAGCTGTATGTCACCTTAACCTCGGATTGGAACAAAACGCATCCTACGCTGCATAAGGATCAGATCAAGGATTTTGTGGCCCTCTTTCTCAAGAGTGGCTTATCCCCCATCTAG